Proteins encoded together in one Kitasatospora albolonga window:
- a CDS encoding chitinase, producing MSTDTPLRRSRFRWIPARSGRSKVVAGLTALVVPLAAMVGLASPASAATSATATFTKKSDWGSGFEGQWTVKNTGTTALSSWTIEWDYPAGTRVNSAWDATVTSSGNRWTAKNLGWNGNIAPGASVSFGFNGSGPGAPSGCKLNGASCDGSTIPGDNPPSAPGTPTTSDVTDTSVKLSWSAATDDNGVKNYDVLRNGSKVATVTGTTYTNTGLTAGTDYTYAVQARDTADQLGPVSASVSVRTTGGDVDPPVGDKINLGYFTNWGVYGRNYHVKNLVTSGSAAKITHINYAFGNVQNGKCTIGDAYADYDKAYTAAQSVDGVADTWDQPLRGNFNQLRKLKAAYPHIKVLWSFGGWTWSGGFGQAVQNPAAFAQSCYDLVEDPRWADVFDGIDLDWEYPNACGLTCDNSGPAAIKVMADAMRAKFGPNNLVTAAITADASSGGKIDAADYAGAAQSMDWYNVMTYDFFGAWANKGPTAPHSPLTSYSGIPQAGFNSADAIAKLKAKGIPAKKLLLGIGFYGRGWTGVTQSAPGGTATGAAPGTYESGIEDYKVLKNSCPATGTIAGTAYAHCGSNWWSYDTPATIGSKMTWAKNQNLGGAFFWEFSGDTSNGELVSAIHGGLQ from the coding sequence TTGAGCACTGATACCCCCCTGCGTCGTTCCAGATTCAGATGGATACCCGCACGAAGCGGCAGATCCAAGGTCGTCGCGGGCCTCACCGCGCTCGTCGTCCCGCTGGCCGCGATGGTCGGTCTGGCCTCCCCCGCCTCGGCCGCCACGTCGGCCACCGCCACGTTCACCAAGAAGTCGGACTGGGGCAGCGGCTTCGAGGGCCAGTGGACGGTGAAGAACACCGGCACCACGGCGCTCTCCTCCTGGACCATCGAGTGGGACTACCCCGCCGGGACCCGGGTCAACTCCGCGTGGGACGCCACCGTCACCAGCTCCGGCAACCGCTGGACCGCCAAGAACCTCGGCTGGAACGGGAACATAGCCCCCGGCGCCAGCGTCAGCTTCGGCTTCAACGGCTCCGGCCCCGGCGCCCCCAGCGGCTGTAAGCTCAACGGCGCCTCCTGTGACGGCTCGACCATCCCCGGCGACAACCCGCCCTCCGCCCCCGGCACCCCCACCACCAGCGATGTCACCGACACCTCGGTGAAGCTCAGCTGGAGCGCGGCCACCGACGACAACGGCGTCAAGAACTACGACGTCCTGCGCAACGGCTCCAAGGTCGCCACGGTCACCGGCACCACGTACACCAACACCGGTCTGACCGCCGGCACGGACTACACCTACGCCGTCCAGGCCCGGGACACGGCCGACCAGCTCGGTCCGGTCTCCGCCTCCGTCTCGGTGCGCACCACCGGCGGCGACGTCGACCCGCCCGTCGGTGACAAGATCAACCTGGGCTACTTCACCAACTGGGGCGTCTACGGGCGCAACTACCACGTCAAGAACCTGGTGACGTCCGGCTCCGCGGCGAAGATCACGCACATCAACTACGCCTTCGGCAACGTGCAGAACGGCAAGTGCACCATCGGTGACGCCTACGCCGACTACGACAAGGCGTACACCGCCGCCCAGTCCGTCGACGGGGTCGCCGACACCTGGGACCAGCCGCTGCGCGGCAACTTCAACCAGCTGCGCAAGCTGAAGGCCGCGTACCCGCACATCAAGGTCCTCTGGTCCTTCGGCGGCTGGACCTGGTCCGGCGGCTTCGGCCAGGCCGTCCAGAACCCCGCCGCCTTCGCCCAGTCCTGCTACGACCTGGTCGAGGACCCGCGCTGGGCCGATGTCTTCGACGGCATCGACCTGGACTGGGAGTACCCCAACGCCTGCGGTCTGACCTGCGACAACAGCGGCCCGGCCGCGATCAAGGTGATGGCCGACGCCATGCGGGCCAAGTTCGGCCCCAACAACCTGGTCACCGCCGCCATCACCGCCGACGCCTCGAGCGGCGGCAAGATCGACGCCGCTGACTACGCGGGCGCCGCCCAGTCCATGGACTGGTACAACGTAATGACGTACGACTTCTTCGGCGCCTGGGCGAACAAGGGTCCGACGGCCCCGCACTCGCCGCTGACCTCGTACAGCGGTATCCCGCAGGCGGGCTTCAACTCGGCCGACGCGATCGCCAAGCTGAAGGCCAAGGGCATCCCGGCCAAGAAGCTCCTCCTCGGCATCGGCTTCTACGGCCGCGGCTGGACCGGCGTCACCCAGTCCGCCCCCGGCGGCACGGCGACCGGCGCGGCCCCGGGCACGTACGAGTCGGGCATCGAGGACTACAAGGTCCTCAAGAACAGCTGCCCGGCCACCGGCACCATCGCCGGTACGGCCTACGCCCACTGCGGCAGCAACTGGTGGAGCTACGACACCCCGGCCACCATCGGCTCCAAGATGACCTGGGCCAAGAACCAGAACCTGGGTGGCGCGTTCTTCTGGGAGTTCTCCGGTGACACCAGCAACGGTGAACTGGTGAGCGCGATCCACGGCGGCCTCCAGTAA
- a CDS encoding DNA-binding response regulator — MTIRVVVAEDQAAVRAGLVLILSSAPDIEVVGEAGDGEAAVRLARELRPDLVLMDVQMPRLDGVSATRQVVAEELADVLVLTTFDLDEYVFGALRAGASGFLLKNTDARDLLAAVRTVAGGEGLIAPAVTRRLIAEFAGARNVRTGSAADPAVLDALTRREREVLGCLGEGLSNAEIALRLSMAEATVKTHVSRLLAKLGLRSRVQAAVLAQELGV; from the coding sequence ATGACGATCCGAGTGGTGGTGGCCGAGGACCAGGCGGCGGTGCGGGCGGGGCTGGTGCTGATCCTCTCCAGCGCGCCGGACATCGAGGTCGTCGGGGAGGCGGGGGACGGCGAGGCGGCGGTGCGTCTGGCGCGTGAACTCCGGCCGGATCTGGTCCTGATGGATGTACAGATGCCCCGGCTGGACGGGGTGTCGGCGACCCGGCAGGTGGTGGCGGAGGAGCTGGCGGACGTCCTGGTGCTGACCACGTTCGACCTGGACGAGTACGTCTTCGGAGCGCTGCGGGCGGGGGCGTCGGGCTTCCTGCTGAAGAACACGGACGCCCGCGATCTGCTGGCGGCGGTGCGGACGGTGGCGGGCGGCGAGGGGCTGATCGCCCCGGCCGTGACCCGCAGGCTGATCGCGGAGTTCGCGGGGGCGCGGAACGTACGTACGGGGAGTGCGGCCGATCCGGCGGTGCTGGACGCCCTGACCCGGCGTGAGCGGGAGGTGCTGGGGTGTCTGGGCGAGGGGCTGTCGAACGCGGAGATCGCGCTGCGGCTCTCGATGGCCGAGGCGACGGTGAAGACGCACGTCAGCAGGTTGCTGGCCAAGCTGGGGCTGCGGAGCCGGGTCCAGGCGGCCGTGCTGGCACAGGAGTTGGGGGTCTGA
- a CDS encoding two-component sensor histidine kinase, translated as MFTSMRPDRDAVALAVSGLLGGLLLWLLGLHTQNGRLFSAPWVTLVPLTVMASAELLRRNAPRTALLIGTGALLADQFTRGNLATVVLFTDLVYAAVLYGPPTAARRIPVATLLVTVASTIGFLAWFRKPEALLIGLVVGLVSFVPALTGVSVRSHRTAAEAARLAAEQTARLAEMDRVQAVIAERARMARELHDMVANHLSAVAIHSTAALSIDDPETSRGALKVIRENSVEGLAEMRRLIGLLREGGEDGAPAAAPTLAALDALVEQTNVNGAAGGLVCTLRDARAADAGALPTPVELAAYRIVQESLTNALKHAAPGPVTVRLDLADEVLAVEVTSALGSRPGPTAPGSGAGLVGMRERVALLGGTFEAGARPGGDGTEVWRVRAQLPVSEREMRE; from the coding sequence GTGTTCACCTCGATGCGCCCCGACCGCGACGCCGTGGCCCTCGCCGTCTCCGGGCTGCTCGGGGGGCTGCTCCTGTGGCTCCTGGGCCTCCACACCCAGAACGGCCGCCTCTTCTCCGCGCCCTGGGTCACCCTCGTACCGCTGACCGTGATGGCATCGGCCGAGCTGCTGCGCCGGAACGCACCGCGGACCGCGCTGCTCATCGGGACGGGCGCACTGCTGGCGGACCAGTTCACCCGGGGCAACCTGGCGACCGTGGTGCTCTTCACGGACCTCGTGTACGCGGCCGTGCTGTACGGCCCCCCGACCGCCGCCCGCCGCATCCCGGTGGCCACGCTCCTGGTCACCGTCGCGTCCACGATCGGCTTCCTCGCCTGGTTCCGCAAGCCCGAGGCGCTGCTGATCGGCCTGGTCGTGGGGCTGGTCTCCTTCGTCCCCGCGCTCACCGGGGTCAGCGTGCGCAGCCACCGAACCGCCGCCGAGGCCGCCCGGCTGGCCGCCGAACAGACCGCGCGGCTCGCCGAGATGGACCGGGTCCAGGCGGTGATCGCGGAGCGGGCCCGGATGGCGCGGGAGCTGCACGACATGGTGGCCAACCATCTCTCCGCCGTGGCGATCCACTCCACGGCGGCCCTGTCCATCGACGACCCGGAGACCTCGCGCGGTGCCCTGAAGGTGATCCGGGAGAACAGCGTCGAGGGCCTCGCGGAGATGCGGCGGCTGATCGGACTGCTGCGCGAGGGCGGTGAGGACGGCGCCCCGGCCGCCGCGCCGACGCTCGCCGCGCTGGACGCGCTCGTCGAGCAGACGAACGTCAACGGGGCGGCGGGCGGGCTGGTCTGCACGCTCCGGGACGCCCGGGCGGCGGACGCCGGTGCGCTGCCGACGCCGGTCGAGCTGGCCGCGTACCGCATCGTGCAGGAGTCCCTGACCAACGCGCTCAAGCACGCGGCGCCGGGCCCGGTGACCGTGCGGCTCGACCTCGCCGACGAGGTGCTGGCGGTCGAGGTGACCAGTGCGCTCGGGAGCCGTCCCGGGCCCACGGCGCCGGGGTCGGGCGCCGGTCTGGTGGGGATGCGGGAGCGGGTGGCGCTGCTCGGCGGAACGTTCGAGGCGGGGGCGCGGCCGGGCGGGGACGGTACCGAGGTCTGGCGGGTACGGGCCCAACTGCCCGTAAGCGAAAGGGAGATGCGGGAATGA
- a CDS encoding ATP:cob(I)alamin adenosyltransferase: MVNLTRIYTRTGDRGTTALGDMSRTAKTDLRIAAYADANEANAVIGTAVALGQLSEDVVKVLVRVQNDLFDVGADLSTPVVEDPKYPPLRVEQSYVDKLEADCDRFLEELEKLRSFILPGGTPGAALLHQACTVVRRAERSTWAALEVHGESMNALTATYLNRLSDLLFILARSANKEVGDVLWVPGGER, translated from the coding sequence ATGGTCAATCTGACGCGCATCTACACCCGGACCGGCGACCGGGGCACGACGGCCCTCGGCGACATGAGCCGCACCGCCAAGACCGATCTGCGGATCGCGGCGTACGCGGACGCCAACGAGGCCAACGCGGTGATCGGGACCGCCGTCGCGCTGGGGCAGCTCTCCGAGGACGTGGTGAAGGTCCTCGTACGGGTCCAGAACGACCTCTTCGACGTGGGCGCCGACCTGTCCACCCCGGTGGTGGAGGACCCCAAGTACCCGCCGCTGCGGGTCGAGCAGAGTTACGTGGACAAGCTGGAGGCGGACTGCGACCGGTTCCTGGAGGAGCTGGAGAAGCTCCGCAGCTTCATCCTTCCCGGGGGTACGCCGGGGGCCGCCCTGCTCCACCAGGCGTGCACCGTGGTCCGGCGCGCGGAGCGGTCCACCTGGGCGGCGCTGGAGGTGCACGGGGAGTCGATGAACGCCCTGACCGCCACCTACCTCAACCGCCTCTCCGACCTCCTGTTCATCCTGGCGCGGAGCGCGAACAAGGAGGTCGGGGACGTGCTGTGGGTGCCGGGCGGCGAGCGCTAG
- a CDS encoding 3-hydroxybutyryl-CoA dehydrogenase — MARKLAVIGAGLMGSGIAQVSAQAGWDVVLRDVTDAALARGLDGIKASYDKFVAKGKLEAADAEAALARITTTTDLDAVADVDVVVEAVFEKLEVKHEIFRALDKVVGEHTVLASNTSAIPITKIAAVTERPERVVGVHFFSPVPMMQLCELVRGYKTSDETLATAREFAESVGKTCIVVNRDVAGFVTTRLISALVVEAAKLYESGVATAEDIDTACKLGFGHAMGPLATADLTGVDILLHATGNIYTESQDEKFAAPELMRRMVDAGDIGRKSGQGFYTY; from the coding sequence GTGGCCAGGAAGCTCGCCGTCATCGGGGCCGGACTCATGGGGTCCGGGATCGCGCAGGTCTCCGCCCAGGCGGGCTGGGACGTCGTGCTGCGGGATGTCACCGACGCGGCGCTGGCCCGCGGTCTGGACGGCATCAAAGCCTCGTACGACAAGTTCGTCGCCAAGGGCAAGCTGGAGGCCGCCGACGCCGAGGCCGCGCTCGCCCGCATCACCACGACCACCGACCTCGACGCCGTCGCGGACGTGGACGTCGTGGTGGAGGCGGTCTTCGAGAAGCTGGAGGTCAAGCACGAGATCTTCCGCGCCCTGGACAAGGTCGTCGGCGAGCACACCGTGCTCGCCTCGAACACCTCCGCCATCCCGATCACCAAGATCGCGGCCGTGACGGAGCGTCCGGAGCGCGTGGTTGGCGTGCACTTCTTCTCGCCGGTCCCGATGATGCAGCTCTGCGAGCTCGTACGCGGCTACAAGACCAGCGACGAAACCCTTGCCACCGCACGGGAGTTCGCCGAGTCGGTCGGCAAGACCTGCATCGTCGTCAACCGGGACGTGGCGGGCTTCGTCACCACCCGGCTCATCTCGGCCCTCGTCGTGGAGGCCGCGAAGCTGTACGAGTCGGGCGTCGCCACGGCCGAGGACATCGACACCGCCTGCAAGCTGGGGTTCGGCCACGCCATGGGCCCGCTCGCCACGGCCGACCTGACCGGCGTCGACATCCTGCTCCACGCCACCGGCAACATCTACACCGAGTCCCAGGACGAGAAGTTCGCCGCCCCCGAGCTGATGCGCCGGATGGTCGACGCGGGTGACATCGGGCGCAAGAGCGGGCAGGGCTTCTACACGTACTGA